A single Streptomyces sp. 2114.4 DNA region contains:
- a CDS encoding class I SAM-dependent methyltransferase, with protein MGQGNEYLLDNRQAEAGTRFDALAALFDASTFRHFEKAGIDEGWRCWEVGAGGPTVAAWLAERTGPRGRVLATDIDVSWAGTAAADGVEVLRHDIARDEPPAGSFDLIHARLVLVHVTDRDAALRTMVRALRPGGRLLIEDADPGLQPLACPDEYGPEQELANRLRSGFRQLLQQRGADLAYGRKLPRLLREAGLTDVEADAYFPLASPACDALEAATVRQVRDKLTAAGLATDDEIEQHLANIAAGRLDLATSPMISAWGRRPVEDTP; from the coding sequence ATGGGCCAGGGCAACGAGTACCTTCTGGACAACCGGCAGGCCGAGGCGGGCACCCGCTTCGACGCGCTGGCCGCGCTCTTCGACGCCTCGACGTTCCGGCACTTCGAGAAGGCCGGGATCGACGAGGGGTGGCGGTGCTGGGAGGTGGGTGCCGGCGGGCCGACCGTCGCCGCGTGGCTCGCCGAGCGCACCGGGCCCCGCGGGCGCGTGCTCGCCACCGACATCGACGTGTCCTGGGCCGGAACGGCCGCCGCTGACGGAGTCGAAGTGCTCCGCCACGACATCGCCCGCGACGAGCCCCCGGCCGGTTCCTTCGACCTGATCCACGCCCGCCTCGTCCTGGTCCACGTGACCGACCGCGATGCCGCGCTGCGCACCATGGTCCGGGCGCTGCGCCCCGGCGGCCGGCTGCTGATCGAGGACGCCGACCCCGGCCTGCAGCCGCTGGCCTGCCCCGACGAGTACGGCCCCGAGCAGGAGCTCGCCAACCGGCTGCGCAGCGGCTTCCGTCAGCTGCTGCAGCAGCGCGGCGCCGATCTCGCCTACGGGCGCAAGCTGCCGCGGCTGCTGCGCGAGGCCGGTCTCACCGACGTCGAGGCCGACGCCTACTTCCCGCTCGCCTCGCCCGCGTGCGATGCCCTCGAAGCGGCCACGGTCCGCCAGGTGCGCGACAAGCTCACCGCGGCGGGCCTCGCCACGGACGACGAGATCGAGCAGCACCTAGCCAACATCGCGGCCGGACGCCTCGACCTCGCCACCTCACCGATGATCTCGGCCTGGGGCCGCCGGCCCGTGGAAGACACCCCCTAG
- the gatC gene encoding Asp-tRNA(Asn)/Glu-tRNA(Gln) amidotransferase subunit GatC, with product MPGITREEVAHLARLARLELKAEELDHFATQLDDIIGAVARVSEVADQDVPPTSHPLPLTNVMRPDEVRPSLTPEQALSGAPAQEQQRFKVPQILGEE from the coding sequence ATGCCTGGCATCACGCGCGAGGAGGTCGCCCACCTCGCCCGGCTGGCACGTCTGGAGCTGAAGGCAGAAGAGCTCGACCACTTCGCCACGCAGCTCGACGACATCATCGGCGCGGTCGCCCGCGTCTCCGAGGTCGCCGACCAAGACGTACCGCCGACCTCCCACCCGCTGCCCCTGACCAACGTCATGCGGCCGGACGAGGTCCGTCCGTCGCTGACCCCCGAGCAGGCGCTCTCCGGCGCCCCGGCCCAGGAGCAGCAGCGTTTCAAGGTGCCGCAGATCCTGGGGGAGGAGTGA